attttcaaagttaAGTCCTCCAAGCAAGTAACCCCAGAGAACGTAGTTTTGGAACCATTGGGTGACAAGGTATACTGATTATTATTCACAGAATATTATAgtgtagtttttaaattttcttgccAAGTCTTAATGAATTGACTGGTGGAATGTTATTGATgttggttataatttttttttttttttaccagctGATTGAATACTTTAGTGAAAGAATGATTTCTGAGGAAACTCTGCGGAGAAATGCTGTTATGCAGATGTCCGGTGATAAGGTCCCTAAAGTGTATCATTTGGAGCTTTGCACTACTTACCATTTTTACTTTAACGTTTCACCATGAGATAAAAACTTTTCAACGTATGCTTTAGTTTGCTGGAAGAAACATAGTTAAGAGAAGGGAAAATGGCTTAGGATTCATGCTCATATGGTAAATGTGAAGATACCCCTCATCATTTTCTAAACTTACTTTTTAATCCTTTGGGACAGTTAGGCTCTTAATAATTGTCCAAGAAATTTGATTGGGACTATTAGCCTAGTATTTGCAATCGTTTAATTGAGGGAATAAGTGAGACAACTGTGACCTAAGCCTTTGCTCAATTGAGTAGCCAAATTGCTCATATGATTCTGGATTGAGTAGGCAACAATATAGGTTTTCTAGGCTATATTCCCCTTCTCTaattttgtgatgttttttCTAGCTTCAACTCTTATTCTGGTTCTCAAACATGAAGTGATAAATTTGGATTCAGCTATCCAGGATAATTCAAATGGCGAAACAAGTTCTTTGATCTTCCTGTTTGTGCAATGAATTCCTTGCTCTAGAACATATGTTAGGCTAAGTCAGGAACTAAAGTAAAGGCCATTTCTAGCCACATTTTGTACTTGTACCACCTAAGACAAGGGTGAAGGACTGAAACTAGGATTAACGATGGCTGTTTTATGTAAAAGAGGGAAGAATGATGATATCATatctttaacatttttatttgatgttcaGCTTAATGATCTGTCTCAAGAACTTCAACTCTAAGAATGTTATCTTTTCTAATTACTGTTGGTTGCAGTATATTATTGCTTTTACATACAGACAAAATGGGGCGATTGTTGGTTGCAAATACCGAACCATGGAGAAAAGGTTTTGGCAGGTAAATATGCGAAGCTTACCCTGCATTTTAAAAGTGACATGCAGTGGTGATGTTTTGGCAAGCTCAAGATGGGGTTGATGTTTgagatattattaaaataaaccctagatttattctgtttttgtttttttgacttATCATATTTGTGTAACTCCTTTTCAGGAGAAGGACACAAGAAAATGGTTATATGGACTAGATGACATAAATGAAGCCACcgaaattattattgtaaattctCTCACCTTATTTGCCCTCTTGTAACTGGATAGTGAAATTTCTCTCTGTCCTGATTGTTATTACTTTGGTTGTCTAAGGTTGAAGGGGAAATAGATAAGCTTTCAGTGGAGGAAGCTGGCTTCCGTAATTGTGTTAGTGTTCCTGGTGGCGCACCACAAATAGTTTCTGTGAAAGATTTACCATCCATACAGAAGGTTTGAATTGAGACTGATAAATTTCTTGGGCATGTTTTTGTTGTAAGATTTAACTGTacgttctttctttctttcttcacgGTGAAACAACTGTCTTTCTTCTAATTGAACTGAGAATCTAATTAGGCCATAAAGCTTACTGTTTTTTCTGCAAAATGTATCTCTTATTTATTGCCAAGTACACAATATTCTCTCTTTCCAGCTTGTACATTTTACATTATGGGTTTTTGCTATCTTTCCTTTTCTCACAGATTTTGATGTCTATTCCATCATTAATTTACTTTAGTTTGTTTTGTGTATCAATGCATGTGTGAAGCTAGGACAGAGCGTATCAGTATCTATGGAACAGCAAAGAGTACTTGGATAAAGTAAGCATCTTTGGGCAGAACTTGAGTTGGACATGAAGTGAtccttcagactttcttcctgtgttaatttcttatttactcttttctttttacatataaaCCTCTTAGCTATCTCGCATTGTCCTGGCAACTGATGGTGACACAAGTGGGCGATCGTTGGCTGAAGAGTTAGCACGCCGGCTGGGAAAAGAAAGGTGATAACTATCCCATGATGAAACCTGAATGATATGGTCAGAAATTATCTTTCACACAGAAATAGGGCCAGTTTGGTGAAACTATTAGATTTATGCTGGTTGATCATGCTACCTGTGTAAACATGTTATGAGTCTGTACCATTGAAATTATACTGCCATGTCCTGCCATGTCACAGGACAAAGCAGTTCAATGTTGCCACCAAAATAGGCTTTACTTCAAACTCATTCCTGTTATGCCTTTCTTTGTCCTGGACTTCACCAGATGTTGGGTGGTATGTTGGCCGAAGAAAGATGACTCACGGTGCTTGAAAGATGCAAATGAGGTTTGTGCATTTTCATTATATGCTCTGGAAAGTTCATTTGGTTTTGAAATTTAGGTTATGTTAAAAGATCATGGACAAccattttgagtttttgtggTAAAAGGATGCTAGGGCTAATGTTCAAATGATGATAAACAAGACAAAACTCTCAATCCTTGGGAGTAGAGATTAAGCCTGAGGGCTGAAAACTATGCCTGCTGATGATGCTACTATCATCTATAAAACTTGGATCTTTCTAAGCTTTTTAACCATTTATAGCAGAGATGATAGTATTGGTAATGTAATAGTAAACATATTAATTATGTCCGGATGATGTTGCATAATAAACTGAATATTAGCATCTGCATGTTGTCTTTGTTCTGTTTATGGTTACAGGTTCTGAAGTGTTTGGGACCAGCTGCTTTGAAGGAAGTAATTCAAACCGCAGAAAAATATGAGGCTTGTCAGCTACTTCGTCTGAATTAGGTAACTTCAGGATTATAttaagattcaaaacaaaacttctTTATGATGTTTGTGCAATTTGTACCACAAACATGTGAAGTTCAAGTACAGATTTTGTTTCATAACTTTTAGTCgagatttctctttttgttgcaATTGGAAGATTGAGGATGCCACAACATTTCTGGTGTATAGTAATATACTAACGCTCCAAGTTACTGATCATTCATGTCTAAGACTGACATgtgttggttattttttttgaaatttcttacaGCTTGGAAATGGTTGGGGTATCGAACACAAATAGTTTCAAATCTTAAAGTTGGTGCTCTGCAAAGCCTTACCTGCTGAAGAAAACCATCTGCAGACAAGAAGACGGAATCCCTTTGcacaatttcttcttctttacttgGAAAATGCAGTTTTCTTTGCACCAGCACAAAGTGTTATGCTACGAGTCCTGAAGCTCTGTGTCTGGTGCTAAACACCAGGAAGAAGAAAGCCCTGAGGCATCATGATGCAGATACAAGGTCACCTGTGATGAGATACCACACGTGGAAATTTATATGTAACTTGAAGATTTTCACTCTAACTGGATCTGGTTTAGCTGCTGGCAATGTGGTTGATTTCCACCTTGGAGAGCATGTTCTTCTGGGGCTTGCATATATTTTCTCTTGAAGACAAAATCGATAAAACCAATTAgatatttgacaaaaaaaaaaactccttttgtttccaatttcataattaatattcaaaTGTACAAGACTTTTTTTCGAATTGTACTATCTAAAATATCCCCATTCTCTTCATTTGGATTTAATTCGATGCATGTTTAAGTGTTAAAAGTAAAGAATTTGTGTTTAGTTATTGTCTTGGaagatattctaaaaatatcgttagatttgttttatatatctcttttatttttttaactaaatatattcttatttctttatgttcatcttttttgttttagaatgcTAATCAAACATTTATTGTATAGATTAGATAGcgtttaaaaacatgattatctatatttttaaaaaaattaaaatttttatatattttagatggttttgatgtgattttaaaaataatattttaaaaaataaaaaatattattttaatatatttcaaaataaaattttttttttaaaaataatctcacaTTTTCAAACCAACTTTAAAGATTCATCATTTAGCTTTATTTAGTTTGACTAAAATGCTCATACTATCTTCCTCAATATGATTTATTTGCAGCATCTGCGCTTCAACTTAATTAATGGTCTCTTAATTTTGCACTTTTTTGTCGATTTGATCCCTTGCTAATGATCCATTAGTCCAGTAGTTGAGAATTCTAGTGACTTGTGAGGACCAAAATGATTGATTAAGGAAATACAAGGATTGGCTTGATAGGTGCCACCTCCCTTAAACATTAACTAGTTGAGAATTAGTCCCTCAACTTTGAATTTCGGATTTGATTGCCCTGaactatgttttatttgaaattagcTCCTTCCACTAGTTTTTGTAGACTAACACGTAATCACTTtcgaaattatattttacattttaattatattttcctcttttttatatatttttcactgagaaaaatagttttttaacatataaaaattttggataattattaaattgagtttattgcaaaataaaaaaaacactatatataaaaaaaaacactatatataaaaaaaaaaattgagaaaaagaagggtatgaatgagattttttaaaatacaaatggcAAAAGAGCcaacaaagaaatgaaaagaaaaggaaaccaaACCCGGTTTATTATTCGGGCTATAATTCTATTTGGAAGTatagttataattgtttttttatagtgttttttgtgctgcaatatattaaaataattttttttaattattttttagattaatacattaaaacaatctaaaactcgtaaaaaattaacttttataaaaaaacattaatttttttaaaaacacggttTGTATTGTGTTCCCAAACAAtatcttgtatttgttttttcttcattttgacAAATTAATACACTGACAGTCACATAAAATTCTActtagcaatttttttaaattaattaatcattttctttcatttttaaaaataataatattaaatatacttagtttttttaattaagtcaatAACTTGTTCATGtagaaattaatcaaattaattaaatttggtgAAAATGAATAGGAAGAAACTTAATCAAACCGGCATCAAAATGATTAAgtcaaaactcattttcattttcttttttaaattgatgtttttttaatatatatatatatatatatattaaaataatattgtttttgaaccGGGTTAacgggtttaataactttattaaaaAGGTAAAGtgtaaaggataaaataaaaataaaataaaacaagtaagaCAACAACAGACAGAAACCACAAACCCTTAAACCCTGTTTTCTGCCCTTTCCCTCCTCTATCTTCCACTCTCACCCATGGAAGAACAGCCCTGCTGAAACACCAACAACAAGAACCATAGAAAAtccaaaagagagagagagaaaaaaagatgctTGCTTTTGCCATTCACAAACCTCACGTCAATTTGAACAAAAAGCTtgcttttttatcttcttttcacTACTACATGGGCTCTAAATTCTTGCTTAAACCCACCACTAGTACTATTCCTACTCCTTTGCCTCTGTTGCCTTCTTCAAATAAACAACAATATCGTACCTTTAAAAGATTGTCACctgttttttgttcttcaaaACCCAACTCTAAGTTTAACCGTTCTTTGCTTACTCAAACTAATGGCCTCCCTTTTTCTCCTCTTGCTGCCCCAGGTATTTATCGTATGTTTTTTCGTGTTTTTTGAGAtgggtttttgtttctgttaCGTGGGGTTCTTGGATTTTGTTGGATAAGGCtgaaagttttgttttgttttttttagaaagcttAGTGTATATGAATTTGTATGTTCATGTGAAGATAAATGCGTGGTTTAGAGGGTTGATGTggtatttttgtgtgttttttggtcTGGTTTTCAGTTTATGGTTTGGACCCAGAAGTGAAGAAATCAAAGTTGGAGATTTTAAGGGTTAAATTAGCAGAGGTGGGGATTGAACTAGATCACTTTGCTCCTGGACAGTACAATGCCTTAACTTGTCCAATGGTAAAGATCTTTGCATGTTACTTTTTGTTGCAATGCTAAGGTTTAGCTTTGTCAAGGAGTTGTCTATAAGATTTGATTGTGTGCTTATCATGCAAAAGCAAATTTTAACCTTAGATATTGACAGTTGATATTATAAAAGAGGCctcgttttttttttgagggaatattgttttctgaaaattatttttaaattttttttttgtttgtttactcttagaaaaattagtcaatcaaaaatactttttggtTAGAGAtaaatttagcttgatttccagaaaatatatatattattttattattttggatggaaaatatttttagaagtcgtgaaaaatttaaaaatatcatattatttactaattataacaaattttgtcctcaaacttttaattattatatattttgttttgaattttttttttctcaatttcactccttagaatttgatttttatattaactttaatccttattttatatttgttatttatttttctcttattatatttttttaattaaaattttttatctatcaaatttggtcctcattattttgaatgtaacttattttatttgaaataatttataaaattgtaattattattattttaatttcatcatctttcaatttttttatctttagattggatctccattattttgattgctatttattttatttaagataatttatgaaattagattttttttttcaatttcattctcattcaacattttaattcgtaagatttgttcctcattattttaataatttttttttaaaatattaataagttatttttagctcattttccatgatgtAACCAAACATTGTAAAgtttttttccaacttattttctatgacactaccaaacatcgaaaaataatttactttacaggaattcactttccaaaaaagaactactttccagcaaacaaacggggcttAAGTAGTAAAAGATTTGATGAGGTTTATATTGCTTGAAATTGATTTAAGTAGTTAATGCAGTCACAATAGCTGATTGCTTCAGCTAGCGAAagatatttgtttgttttgaaacaaaggaaaattaataaaatgtttgagctttgaaataatttttcctTGCAAAAAAATTTGGTGTAAAGTCTCAGTTTCTGTGCTATCAGGTACTCTTATTAAGTTTGATTGCAATGTTTAGAAATTGTACTTATTTGTGGTTGCTGTTTTTTGTGTTAGTGCAAAGGCGGTGGTTCAAAAGAGaaatccttttctcttttcatcagTGCGGATGGGTATGCTCTTGCACTTTTCGtgaatcatttttatttgtggTGATTATAAAATTGTCAACTTGGGGCATCTTTGATGTCTAGGGGAAATGCATCCTGGAATTGCTTTCGAGCAAAATGTGGGTGGAATGGTGGAACAAAAGTAAGAATTTCTTGTCTGTGTTACATGTAAAACTATTTGTTGGTCATATAGTAGTGAAAAGCATTTGCCTGAAAACTCCTCCTTTGGTTGCAGCCCTTTGCAGGTAGCAAATCTACATATGGAACCTCACTCAAACTTTCCAAAGTTAAGGAGATAAGAGAAATCACAGAGCAGAGTCTGGAATTGGAACCACTATGCGATGAGGTTGTTGCGTTATCTTTTTACCTGTGTTTTAATACTAATCTTGTCTTGTATGATGCTGATTTGGGTGATGGTTAGTCCACTTTTAAAGGTGCTGGCCAGTTCAGTCTCTTGATGTGCCTGCGGTCAAGATTGTTGTCTGCATTTGGGAGCACTTTCTTCATATTGATTTTCAGGAACATCTCTGGGAAATGTTTTTAGCATAACTAATTTTCAGTTGGATGGGAAATGAGAGTCAGTTTAGCTACATTCTTTATGTTCTCAGCCAATCAATTTGCCTTTTTCTTATTGCAATGCAAGGCATATAACTATTTTTGGCATCGTTTCAGCTTGTTTGTTATTTCAAGGAGCGGTTAATATCAGCAGAGACACTGGCGAGAAATCAAGTTATGCAGAAAGGTTATGGCGACCGTGGCCAGGTTCATGACACTACTGAAACAACAAGAATACTTCTTATGTTTCTTAtgtttaatcattaattttagtgTGAAGAACCATAATCACGGATAAACTAAATGGAATTTTGGGTGgatttatcttttgttttttttggatacataaaatgcaaaaaatttgCTACTTTCACCTTTATGAATGGAAACAAAGTTATATCTCCCTTTTATGATCAGtacaaaaagatattttaaagttGTTCCTTCGttcatatttttaagaaaaagaggGGTGGGGGTAGTTTCTGTTACCAATTTcaaatattgattaatttgtttggACAATATGTTCTTGTCATTTCAGTTTAAATGTGAATTACTTCTGCCCTTTCTAATAATTCTAGACATTTCATTGGCAGGTTGCTATTGCTTTCACTTATCGGCGGAATGGAGTGCTTGTAAGCTGCAAGTATCGGGACATCAACAAGAGATTTTGGCAGGTTCTTGTCATAAATGTtacttttctatatataaaaaaaatgcccAGGCTTGTATTGTTGAACTTCTATATTTAGTTCTGATCAATAATTACCATCATTTTAAAATCCTTAGACCTTGTATTTTGAATCTCCAGTGGATGAATTCCTACTGGGAAATCTCTCTTGAATGACTCCTGGAGGGATCATTGAACTTTCTCTGATTGGTGTCAAACACCTCAGACTAGTAATTTGCTTGCACCACTAACAAGGGAGACTTTTTTTGAGAACTTCATAAtctatgtttttcttcattttgagATGTGCTTCCTCTATGTTTGTGCTTGAACCTTTTTTATCCTCATTTAAACTTGAACTTCATGTTTTACTGCTTGGGTTGTTTCATTCAGCCTTTCAGTAAATTCTTATGATGGTATCCTTGTCACATTCAATTTCTCCTGGGAATTTTTTAGTAGTGCTTATTTGATCCTTTACTAATTTGCATTTATTTCAGGTGAAAGGCACAAAGagtatttatttgatatttaatttgaagtaatgTGTTTCTGATCCTTTACTATTCTGCTTTATTTCAGGAAAAGGAtacaaaaaaagttttttacgGGCTAGATGATATAAAGGGAGCAGATGAAATCATCATTGTATTGTGTCTGCCTTTCAATTTGTGAGAAATTCCTTAGTTACTTCGTGTGATGCTTATTAATTTATTCTGATTGTAGGTTGAAGGTGAAATGGACAAGCTTGCAATGGAAGAAGCTGGATTTCGTAATTGTGTGAGTGTGCCTGATGGTGCACCCCCATCAGTTTCTCCAAAGGAATTACCACCTAACCAGGAGGTCTGTGTCAACTTTAAAATTCAGAGTTTTGTCAGCaatgtttattaatatttattatttaatgcaGTCAATGATAGAGAAGTTGAgaaattatagttatttaatCCGtgattatgttattttgataattcCAGTAAAACTAGTCTATATTTAGGTATTTCTCTTAGGATTATTAGTGCTATTTAGACATCTTAGTTTATTTAGAAACTAGAATATTGGTTAGGAGTTTGTAATTATGTTTTCGTATTAGTTTAGGACTATATTTGGTGCTTATATATTTATGCAGTGGGAGGACTTTGAATTATTGAATTATGAGTATTTGATATAGTTTAAGGGTTGtggccttgttttttttttttttttttttccttcctctcttttctccaaagcactcttttcttcttcctcctgaAGTATTTCTGATTGCTACAGTAATCTCGGATTGCTATTCACATTACAGTTAACATCCTTAATCAATCACAATTCTGCATACCTGCACCTTAAACCCTGATTCATCTCTTAAATTCCTATCTCTCCGACTTATCAACAAATCCTCCATAGGacattaatctaaatttgtacGACATCATTATAGAATCTAGTCATGTCCATTGGAAAACAAAATGGAGGAAAAGGATCCATGCATGTGACCCCATGAGGCTTATTTATGTAGGGAGAAATAGCATTAGTGTGAAAACACTTCTACACAGACTGAATAAAAATGCAATCCTCTCCTTTGTGATTAAAAACCATTTGAATGCTAGTtgcgaatttttttttttctgttcttctGTAACCTTATTAACAAAGTACTGTTAATTTCTCAAACGGGCATTCAGAGACCTTGCCAAATTAAACCAGTAATTTTCTCATTgttcatgttaataatatttggtTCCTTCTGTACTGGAAATCTACATCTGATTTGTTTATATGTATCTGTGAAGCTAGGACACAAAATATCAGTATCTCTGGAATTGCAAAGAGTACTTGGATAAGGTTGGTAAAAATAACTTGCACTGCTAGTGTGTGCAACCTGTCAATTTAAAGAAGCAAGTTTTGACATTTACTTTTATAGGTATCTCGCATAATACTTGCCACTGATGGAGATCCACCGGGTCAAGCATTGGCTGAAGAGCTGGCGCGCCGCCTTGGAAGGGAAAGGTGCATAGCTTGTCTGCTGATAATACTGTTTCCTTTGTTACATGAGAATGATTTTCGCAAATTTGTTAAGAAAAGCCAtcattcttcttattttttttggtggatATAGATGCTGGCGAGTCAAATGGCCAAAGAAAAATACAGATGAACATTTCAAGGATGCAAATGAGGTCAGATATGAATAGCCATGACCATGTTTAAAGAACAAGTTGATTTTGTTTCACCTTGTTCTAATTTTTTCAGTGATAAACTGGTACATCATTTGGCAAATGATGATTTATATGGCTCTGATTCAACAAAAAGGAAACTGAGTTCATATGCTATATGctatttttcctttcctctGAACTATTTATTCTGGAATGATTTATGATTTAGTTTATTAACATTAAACCGTGTTGTTGGTCGTATGCATTTCATGCATTGTTATAGGTAATTGTCCTTCACTAGATGAATCCACagagaatgattttttaaaggcTCATGAAACTTATGTTGGACATTTCCTTCTTGACATTTAACAACACTGGTAGAAAAAATCTTCAGGTTCTCATGTTTTCGGGGCCACTTGCGCTGAGGGATATAATTGAAAATGCTGAGCTATACCCTATACGTGGATTGTTCCACTTTAGTGATTACTTCCCTGAGATTGATGCGTATTATAATCGCACTCTTGGGTATGAATTTGGTGCCTCAACTGGGTGGACAGCtctaaatgaaatatataatgtaagtcctgatttttctttctttccttctcctttaaacctgcattttttttatctttcatcatggagtatttatttaatttcaggtaATGAAATATTATGTCGCATGAGAATATTCTTTGAAAAACTGTATTTGTAGAAAATTGttatggttttcaaaatgtgaGGTTGTATTTATCATCTGAATATATTGATAATCTAATCAGATGCTTTCAAT
This genomic interval from Populus alba chromosome 1, ASM523922v2, whole genome shotgun sequence contains the following:
- the LOC118029640 gene encoding primase homolog protein isoform X2, whose protein sequence is MATSALSLTNQLCRFSSEVHFLFINKNFSTPKSTRLISHVWSYSKTTRIPALHSANGYIKEAIEEGEGMVDSDKVRVLKQKIEVLGIKCDDSCFPGQYYHLLCPKCKGGKTMERSLSFNITQDVDVAMWRCFRTSCGWTGQAFADSRMPIAGVNKIFKVKSSKQVTPENVVLEPLGDKYIIAFTYRQNGAIVGCKYRTMEKRFWQEKDTRKWLYGLDDINEATEIIIVEGEIDKLSVEEAGFRNCVSVPGGAPQIVSVKDLPSIQKDRAYQYLWNSKEYLDKLSRIVLATDGDTSGRSLAEELARRLGKERCWVVCWPKKDDSRCLKDANEVLKCLGPAALKEVIQTAEKYEACQLLRLN
- the LOC118029640 gene encoding primase homolog protein isoform X1, translated to MATSALSLTNQLCRFSSEVHFLFINKNFSTPKSTRLISHVWSYSKTTRIPALHSANGYIKEAIEEGEGMVDSDKVRVLKQKIEVLGIKCDDSCFPGQYYHLLCPKCKGGKTMERSLSFNITQDVDVAMWRCFRTSCGWTGQAFADSRMPIAGVNKIFKVKSSKQVTPENVVLEPLGDKLIEYFSERMISEETLRRNAVMQMSGDKYIIAFTYRQNGAIVGCKYRTMEKRFWQEKDTRKWLYGLDDINEATEIIIVEGEIDKLSVEEAGFRNCVSVPGGAPQIVSVKDLPSIQKDRAYQYLWNSKEYLDKLSRIVLATDGDTSGRSLAEELARRLGKERCWVVCWPKKDDSRCLKDANEVLKCLGPAALKEVIQTAEKYEACQLLRLN
- the LOC118029435 gene encoding twinkle homolog protein, chloroplastic/mitochondrial — its product is MLAFAIHKPHVNLNKKLAFLSSFHYYMGSKFLLKPTTSTIPTPLPLLPSSNKQQYRTFKRLSPVFCSSKPNSKFNRSLLTQTNGLPFSPLAAPVYGLDPEVKKSKLEILRVKLAEVGIELDHFAPGQYNALTCPMCKGGGSKEKSFSLFISADGGNASWNCFRAKCGWNGGTKPFAGSKSTYGTSLKLSKVKEIREITEQSLELEPLCDELVCYFKERLISAETLARNQVMQKGYGDRGQVAIAFTYRRNGVLVSCKYRDINKRFWQEKDTKKVFYGLDDIKGADEIIIVEGEMDKLAMEEAGFRNCVSVPDGAPPSVSPKELPPNQEDTKYQYLWNCKEYLDKVSRIILATDGDPPGQALAEELARRLGRERCWRVKWPKKNTDEHFKDANEVLMFSGPLALRDIIENAELYPIRGLFHFSDYFPEIDAYYNRTLGYEFGASTGWTALNEIYNVMPGELTLVTGVPNSGKSEWIDALLCNLNESVGWKFALCSMENNVRQHARKLLEKHMKKPFFDARYGESAERMSAEELEEGKQWLSDTFYLIRCEDDALPNIKWVLDLARAAVLRHGVRGLVIDPYNELDHQRPPNMTETEYVSQMLTLIKRFAQHHACHVWLVAHPRQLQNWTGQPPNLYDISGSAHFVNKCDNGIVIHRNRNPNAGPIDQVQVLVRKVRNKVVGTIGDAFLSYNRVTGEFMNVDKSTGSDNQGVKPLRR